TtgtcaatataaaattctatttaatggTTCGATTGTTTTTAAACACAatggttattatttattttttttatttttttataatttattcttctattatcagtgattatattttagataaaaaataaatgtagaacgTACCCAGAGTTCTTCtccattttttcaataaattataaataacaaagtagtcaTATCGATCATATGAGAAATGaatcacaaggcaaggggttaataaacacTCTCAATATTTGTTCTGGCACAACGAATATTTGTTTTAGAAAGTGGAAAGAGCAGTAGCGCTTCTGAGCCAGATTCCGCAAGCGTTTCGCGAAAGGAACATCAGCTCTCATCGGATGTGATAGATACTTCCAAAGAAGACACTACTCTCAAACAAGACGTGTCACGTTCCGCTAGCAAATCGCTCGACACGCTCGACACTTTAGAAGAATCCGAAGTTAAAAGGACGCGGCCAGCGTCCTGCATTGATATCAAAACTACTAGCACATCCGTGGAGCCAAAAACATTTTTCAGCGCGAAGGATAGTAAAAGCGTACCGTCTATAAGTGGCTCCAAGTAAGTATTTCATTCCCAGAATATAGAATATCACGGAGTTCCTAATTACCATCAAACCGTGTAACATTAGTCTGTAATTTCAAATAACTAAGAATGCGATTAGAAAGATAGAATTACAATAGGAAATCATTTtttcataacaaatattatgaaaagcattacaattcatatattttatatatttttccatttactCTTTCGAATTTCTCATAAACGCATAAAAGTCCGCAGACCACTTAtctatataaagaaattttgcaACCGATTATCTGAGGGCTGATAAGATACAGATGGAAAATATAACTGAAACCTTTCGTTTTGTGAATAGTATTCGAACTGTCGTTCCAGTTACAAATCCCAGGAACAAGAagtgtttattataaaatattcttcctaAATAATACTGAATGGCTTCGTTTTGCAGAAATTCAATGGCGGAAGTAATCGAGAAATTAACTTCTCTCAACCCGAACGTTAAACCGCCGAATGTCTTAATATTCGCGGACAGCATTATAGCGTTGAACAATGTGAAGGGCGTATTAGAGAATTCTCTTGGGACAACCAAGtatgtttattactttttcaacttttcattatttaacaaatttcatagtttctttcactagtttatttttttatcagtttcgtttgttgaattttattggCGTTTTACGTAtactatttatgtttattaagtaaaattataatcggtatatatgtaatttttctattgtctaattttttgtaaaattgtttctATTTGAACAGGTACACCATTTACGCGTTACCGTTCCAAGAGGCTCGTAACGACACGTGGATAGACAACGCAGCTTTGGTCGTTGTTTGCGGCAATGTTGGTAACGAAATTGGAAATCGGATCGTTGAATATATCCTCCGCGGCGGTAAACTTCTCGCGTTGTGCTCCGACGTGCTCCAAGCGTTGCTTCCGGCGTTTAAAACCGCGGAAGTTCGCGAGAATGAGCTCGTCCATTTTTCGTATGGGAAATGGAAACATGTACGGATGATGCACCACATTTTCTGTTATCAAGCGTCTCCGATAAGAACGAGATTTTCTCAAGATCACGAGGACATCAAGTAAGATTTACATATaagtggcgttcaaaagttcctgGCCAGATCGTGTTTGGAACTTCTCTTAGACAATAAAGgctttaagaactttttgtCATTGTGACATATAAAGGATATATTGCATGAGAGGATACTGTGAACAAATCAACACAGtttattctttatatatatttctttagaaataaataattcagcataTTCAAAGGTTTTCTACCAGAGtgattgtaaaagaaaataatgcttgttttctactacaataataatttaatgcatAGCGTTGAATATATTACACTTAGTATTTTGTGGCCATATCTTTTGCATTTATGACAGCGGCACATCGATGTGGCATGAACTCAATTCCGACTTTTGAACGTCACTGTATATCTTCGTTACATGTacactttcaatattattcaacagGTCTGAGTAAGCTGAAAACAATTACATCAGTAATTGATATGAATAACGTTGAAAAGTGAACTTGAACTGTTTCGTAATTCACGACATGAATTTATTATTGCCctattaacctcttgacctataatatcgtgtcagactcgtgatgaaacttttaaactgcatttgacaattttgttatttatttttttggaatataaattgaatatcacTTTTCTGTTATCGATCACTAAACTTTGAAGTAagcatagacatagaataaaattgtttctttgcctgataaattattaataataaggtACGTGTATCGGtcatagttaacactaaaattaccagacaaAATGgtccattcctggtttcttcttttcgaaattattaagaagataacagatctttctctgagaaattaatcaagaaattgatgtagcaatgtgcaaactgaattgaaaatcaagtaaagtctgaatagacgtactcttgtagtttctataaaggaatttcaaaaagtcaagctaactgctcggtagttttattgtcaagaaataaatcacaaagCAATGGGTTAATcaaattcaaagtgcattaacACCCCTCGTAAACATCAAAGAAcaacattattattacataaaagtGATTGTAAAACTTGCAATAAATCGTTCGTTTGCCATCGTATTCGCTTGAAATAAGCATCAATCGGTGCACAACTATTCACACACGTGTTACACGTGGTAACTAAACAATTTTTGAGAAACAGTGCCGCATTCTGCTGCAAGGATGTTATAACAACATCTTGTTATAACAACAATGGGAAACAAATTTCTAGAGTATCTGATCCATCTACGTCGACATTAACACTacatatttctaccgaaggtgacAACagacatcttttgaaattttaacttaaaattcttttctcaatttaatcattattcctcagttgaattttgaacatttcctatgattaattttataatcgttattagaaaagtcgaaaagtcattTCAGGATGTACGActaaactttgaaaataattttaagttaaaaattcgaaaggtgttttgacaccttcggtagaaataatgttaaatataattgtttcagtctataataatacaaatttatcaCAACAATGAACAACAAATTTCTAGAGTATCTGGTCTATCTACGCCGACTTCAGTAGATGTGAAAGACAAAAAGGGGAACTCGCATTTGTTCGACGTGAAGGTCCTCGGAACCGAGGAGACATGGTACACGCCGAGCATTTTACTCGCCAGCCCACGGGGCAACAATGGTAAAATTGTTTTCTCCCAAATACACTTGGAGGTCGACCCTATGCAATACGAGTTCGAGGAAAGCAAATTCCTGGCTTTGAAGGAGAGCAACGACGCTCGTATCGAGATATTTAACGATCTCTTAAAAGTACATCTCGGGATGAAACTTTGCGAGACTTCCGAGCCAACTTTGAAATATATGCCAGCTTTCTTCTTGGGTCGGCACGAGGTGAGCGTGAAACGATTTTTCCAGATGAGACACAGTTAtgtttaaagtatattttatttgcacagtcaagtatgaaaaatatgaattacaaTCGAGTAATTTGATTAGAAGCGTTTTACGAAAGTTTGATGGCTACAGCCGTACGCGAGATATTGTTCTTCGTTGCGTGTACAGTTTGATGGCAGATGGGACAAGTGTAAGGGTTGAATAAGGTAGAAAGATTTTGGAAGTGACGgtcatttgaaaaaaaaaatcgttACATTAACTACAGCTCTAACCGCATGATAATCGCATTCGCGTTTGCACTGGACATATTTGTGACTGTTCTGAATAACTTGGAATAATTGTATCTTCACTTGCGTAACAGAAGCATTTAGATCatcattttgttttaatattctacTGGATTAATGATTAAATACAGACTAATACCATGTGATTGTTTATAATGTCTCCGTATATTCTGTTAGGAATGAGTTTCTTGGTATAATTCATTTGTCGATTATCTTTTTACAGTTGAAACTGGAAATGTTAGGCAGAATAAAAGATAGAATGAATTCAAACGAGACtttgaaattaacaaatataagtatACAATTCTGTCGAGGTAATACCGTCGAACAATCAGCTTCGCATTCGTTTCTGCCAATTATGGTGCACCAGTGCCCTGACAATTTTTCAACGATTGAATATTTTGAGgtaatatttcctttaaatagtattataatataattacgtaTATAGGTACAGTGAAATaagtaaattgaattttgaaggaaattcaattaatttagcTTGCCCTTTCGTTAATTGGTACTTTATTATTATGGGGTACTGTATAAACGATTCTTTTCACAGAATTTAACTACGAAAGAGTTAGGTCGTTTAGTAATCTACGCGGATCTAATGACGTCGTCGATGGACGTTGTAGATGGAGTACAATTACATCATGGTTTAGCTGTTATTCCTTACCAGCAATCTAAGGGGCGAGGTGCGTAAATACATTTCATCAAGTATATTGATTTAAAAGTTATAATTTGATTCCATAATTAATATCGCAATTATGCAGTCAGAAATTTCAGACTTTgctattatttcttattaagtaACGACCCTTTTTTAATTACTGACACTAATTTCACCGTATActtgttattgaatattaattaaagggGTGTCCCATTTATTTTGACAATCTTAAACGTTTTGGTTCTCTTTGGCGACATAAGAAATGGTTTCAATTAAAGTTTGTTCgactataaaaatgtttgtgtCGGGGATGTATTTTTGGAgatcttaaaataattatttcctttttaaaaaGTCTTGAAaccattgttttatttttaaatggaattatttttttattcagaCGTGTAACGAGATAGGATTACCATCAATCTTAAGTTTTATTTCCGTTATTATTCGTTTGTAGGGAGAGATAAGAACCAATGGCTCAGTCCTAAGGGAAGCGGGACGTTTACTTTACAAGTGCATATACCAACTAATTCAATACTTGGACAACATATCTCAATATTACAGCATGTGGTATCCGTCGCAATAGTGTCTGCTATTAGATCTTTACCTGAATACGAGGTgagatttctctttttttctattacacGAAGTTCAAATGGCGAAACCAATATAATTGATACTAACTGACATGTAACTTTACTTGTGTATGTCGATTTTTATACACACGTCGAGTGAAGTTAATTTGAACTAAAGACTGTATTCTTAATAACAGGAAATTGATCTCAGAATAAAATGGCCTAATGACATATACgttggaaataatattaaaatcggTGGTATGATTGTGACTACGCAATGCTTGCCAGACCTTTTTGTCTGTAATATCGGTaggtaatatacaaatataaaccATTAATTTTTCTCGTGCCCGTCACGTACGTAaggaacaaaatatttctttacaatGTTTATTTCTAAACACTTCCATTCTTCTTTGCACACAAAGTGTTCGACTACTGTCGTGATCTTTTTTAGAAATGAGAAAATCGATCAGTGACCGTTATTTACAGGTGTTGGAGTGAATTTGTTCAATAAGGAACCTACTTGTTGCATTAATgatattattgaaatgtttaataaaacttataataagAAGTTAAAATTGATCTCTTACGAACAATATTTTGCCATTGTATTTAATGAACTCGAGAGGTTGTTGGATATCGTACAAAGCGGAAATACAGATGCCTTTTTGGATGCTTATTATACATACTGGCTTCACTTGTAAGTTCGTTAAACCTTTATTAACTTAGaccaataattaatttaaatgatattattatgttcaagagaaaaatagagaaaaataatacaatacattttaaGGAAGACAgtcgatattttttaaaatcatttttcctataaaaagagagaaatatttaaaaaattgttaaatacgtttttctattaaaccctttttataatatttaccttTCTCGAATGTGTGTGCTTTCATAATCTTTTTAAGGAATTCAATTTACCTAGTCAACTTGTttacttatatattaaaatcctgttttgtatttttacagCGATCAAGAGATAAGAGTCTTATCACGGACGGGTGCTTCTCAAAATGCTAAAATATTAGGTATCGATGAATATGGATTTTTACGCGTCCGTGGTGAGGAAGGAAATATATTCACCGTACATCCGGACGGGAATAGTTTCGATTGTCTCAAAGGTCTTATAATTCCAAAATAATTGGAATCACACGTAAAAATAATACTGTTGATTGTTCATTGTTCAGTCATTAATTATATACTGCTGTTCTCTCTTATTTTTATACATCACGTGTATATTTAGTAACGGTAAAATGTAATTCAGCGAAGGAGAtagttttttttacttttaatttatttgtttataaatataataataaatacaatgtgTGAATTCTGTGTAATCCTTTTTGATTCCCTATTAACACACGGACTGagaatttgataaaattgaatattatttccaaagttgcgattaaaatgttaatataagtACAATATAATTTCTCTTTGCCTATAAggtatactttatatttttatttttctagagTAAAGTGTTTTTTCAAAGACTTTTTCcctttgaaaataaaagcagaatgtttctttttaaatacagGGTGAGAAAGCTACAAGTAcggattttataattatttattcaccgttaataaaatttgagtgttttttttacaaaagtttAATTAAGGTCATAATAAACTTGACCGATTGGCACcagaatataaaattgtatttgaaaaatgagaaacattataattaatacctcGCTAGTCTATGCGATAATATatcctttttctttcattacgaattattattattatatatatatatttatgtatatatatcaaCTTCGATTTAAACATATAAACATACAACAAATTGTATTTATCTTTCAATATTCGAGGAATTTCTCTTAAAAATTACATAACACGTCGATACCGcacattaattatttcatataggTATAGATAATATAGTATTTCGTAGATAAAGTAACAATAAATTGACCTTTGCTTTCTTTGTGAGATTATTTAACTATCAGGTCACCATTTGATTGATTAATTGTCAGAAGAAGCTATACAATTTTAGTCGCTTAATTAGAGCAATATTTGATCGTTagaacaatttgatttattaatcttCGAAGCACATTCAGAAGCGGATAAATATTCGATCTATTGTTAGAcgcaaaacaaaattttctcggGTCATCACTGAACCCTGTGGCTATAGGCCTTACgtgaatttttctaattttgcaATCACCATTCATTGTCTTCTATTCGCGAACACCATATTGATCCAGATTCGATTAATTGTTCTAGACGACAAAACATTCGCGCTGAACCCTATAACTTCGTTGTCTATACTTTTTTTGCGACGATCGATTTTGTTTCTTTATCCTATCTACGAGTGTAAGGCAAACACACATAGCCGACTTTTTCTTCTTTGCAGAGaactataaaacaaaaaactgaAGTATCATTGCTACACACAAAATGAGAAACAAATTGTATTACCTTATCTTTCTGTTTGTAAcagtgaatattaattaaataatattaatgaaacataaaagAAGTTACTTATATTGAAGCACAAAATTGTCAAAATTTTGTAGTCGTTGTTCTTAGGcagaattattaacacgttgaatgccatgagggtcacccggtgacccccgaccaaatcgaattactgtaattcagtcgattaaacgatgattatttgcaaacatttttatattataaataatcccaCTTAATGCGCTGACATTCGACAAGGTAAACGTGCAATAAAAGTGAAACGAttcgttgaaataatttaatattatatttttttcagtttgtgtattttgctatgTAAcaccgtgcggcattcaacgtgttaaattcatCAGATTCAAGTTAGCCATGTATGTTTAGCAATATCATTATTCTAAACTCTTTAAACACGTGTTCGTAACAAGGATataatactttgatatttcaggGATATGATGAATGCGATAATTCTACTAAACTATTGCCGATCGAGCTTGTCGATGATCAGAAATGAATTTTCGTATGGCCTACTCGGATGAAGAAAACGATTCGGCGTCGATTTTTGATTCTCAGCTTAATACGTGTGTaacatttatacaattaatactGATCGtacgatatttaatataaatatctaaacAATAATGCGGCTAGCTTCTGTGAAACTGCCTTCGTCTAGAGTCAGCATTCCATTTGGCTGTGCGATCTCTCGCGATTAGTTCACtgttcttttaaaaatttcacacACATTCGCATACATACTCGTCATATGGTACCTATTATCTAGTTTGCTTTTAGCGCTATTCAGAGTTTGTTAGTCATCGGCAGTAATACATAGTCGTAGAAGTACAGGTTCATTGATTTTCTTGGATATTTCAGTtccatttgtaatattattgcaCGAATAACATTCAGCTAACGAACGGAATCAATGTTGTTGAATTAAAATAGGAAAGTCTATAATATTGTCGACGCATATGTTCTTTCCAATTTTGTAAATTGTCgttgtattgtataataaattttgcaaaattGTAAGTAACGTGGCACTCGACTCGATGATAAAACAATAGAACTTTTAAATCCTCTGAATACACTccggaaagaaatgaaattcgcTTGATTTCCAAACAAATGGGAATGTCAGGAATTAAAACACAATTATTTCGTCAGTGATATAAGgctttttatatagaattcaaATGCTTTAGCTTAATTCCAGATTTCACGAACCAAT
This is a stretch of genomic DNA from Nomia melanderi isolate GNS246 chromosome 1, iyNomMela1, whole genome shotgun sequence. It encodes these proteins:
- the Hcs gene encoding holocarboxylase synthetase-like protein isoform X1; translated protein: MILTFLYVIATSIQSRRILFLKTHLRNLFQRKTTNCPSVMFYNKTVLDSCKESKSSTDDRENEEFMTSCLCSNKSDARLEDLLWYHGDMRLCTIYPQQKVDISSWLTYQYGRTFFPLHTTNSTGSSFQPEYKLYILVEADLESFKPTSTTKATKVEEYGLIITWTANKNIDLIIETDLDTLVKFFIASMEGQCYINNGLLLKRIQTVLVSGKPCFYNNDLLNVPPTRNFIDNVEWQSHIEKLRILSEAARVASEQCKTLEVEDFPGVVVYPDNTATETASEHLQRIASNETLESGKSSSASEPDSASVSRKEHQLSSDVIDTSKEDTTLKQDVSRSASKSLDTLDTLEESEVKRTRPASCIDIKTTSTSVEPKTFFSAKDSKSVPSISGSKNSMAEVIEKLTSLNPNVKPPNVLIFADSIIALNNVKGVLENSLGTTKYTIYALPFQEARNDTWIDNAALVVVCGNVGNEIGNRIVEYILRGGKLLALCSDVLQALLPAFKTAEVRENELVHFSYGKWKHVRMMHHIFCYQASPIRTRFSQDHEDIKVSGLSTPTSVDVKDKKGNSHLFDVKVLGTEETWYTPSILLASPRGNNGKIVFSQIHLEVDPMQYEFEESKFLALKESNDARIEIFNDLLKVHLGMKLCETSEPTLKYMPAFFLGRHELKLEMLGRIKDRMNSNETLKLTNISIQFCRGNTVEQSASHSFLPIMVHQCPDNFSTIEYFENLTTKELGRLVIYADLMTSSMDVVDGVQLHHGLAVIPYQQSKGRGRDKNQWLSPKGSGTFTLQVHIPTNSILGQHISILQHVVSVAIVSAIRSLPEYEEIDLRIKWPNDIYVGNNIKIGGMIVTTQCLPDLFVCNIGVGVNLFNKEPTCCINDIIEMFNKTYNKKLKLISYEQYFAIVFNELERLLDIVQSGNTDAFLDAYYTYWLHFDQEIRVLSRTGASQNAKILGIDEYGFLRVRGEEGNIFTVHPDGNSFDCLKGLIIPK
- the Hcs gene encoding holocarboxylase synthetase-like protein isoform X3, which codes for MILTFLYVIATSIQSRRILFLKTHLRNLFQRKTTNCPSVMFYNKTVLDSCKDFIDNVEWQSHIEKLRILSEAARVASEQCKTLEVEDFPGVVVYPDNTATETASEHLQRIASNETLESGKSSSASEPDSASVSRKEHQLSSDVIDTSKEDTTLKQDVSRSASKSLDTLDTLEESEVKRTRPASCIDIKTTSTSVEPKTFFSAKDSKSVPSISGSKNSMAEVIEKLTSLNPNVKPPNVLIFADSIIALNNVKGVLENSLGTTKYTIYALPFQEARNDTWIDNAALVVVCGNVGNEIGNRIVEYILRGGKLLALCSDVLQALLPAFKTAEVRENELVHFSYGKWKHVRMMHHIFCYQASPIRTRFSQDHEDIKVSGLSTPTSVDVKDKKGNSHLFDVKVLGTEETWYTPSILLASPRGNNGKIVFSQIHLEVDPMQYEFEESKFLALKESNDARIEIFNDLLKVHLGMKLCETSEPTLKYMPAFFLGRHELKLEMLGRIKDRMNSNETLKLTNISIQFCRGNTVEQSASHSFLPIMVHQCPDNFSTIEYFENLTTKELGRLVIYADLMTSSMDVVDGVQLHHGLAVIPYQQSKGRGRDKNQWLSPKGSGTFTLQVHIPTNSILGQHISILQHVVSVAIVSAIRSLPEYEEIDLRIKWPNDIYVGNNIKIGGMIVTTQCLPDLFVCNIGVGVNLFNKEPTCCINDIIEMFNKTYNKKLKLISYEQYFAIVFNELERLLDIVQSGNTDAFLDAYYTYWLHFDQEIRVLSRTGASQNAKILGIDEYGFLRVRGEEGNIFTVHPDGNSFDCLKGLIIPK
- the Hcs gene encoding holocarboxylase synthetase-like protein isoform X2, whose translation is MTSCLCSNKSDARLEDLLWYHGDMRLCTIYPQQKVDISSWLTYQYGRTFFPLHTTNSTGSSFQPEYKLYILVEADLESFKPTSTTKATKVEEYGLIITWTANKNIDLIIETDLDTLVKFFIASMEGQCYINNGLLLKRIQTVLVSGKPCFYNNDLLNVPPTRNFIDNVEWQSHIEKLRILSEAARVASEQCKTLEVEDFPGVVVYPDNTATETASEHLQRIASNETLESGKSSSASEPDSASVSRKEHQLSSDVIDTSKEDTTLKQDVSRSASKSLDTLDTLEESEVKRTRPASCIDIKTTSTSVEPKTFFSAKDSKSVPSISGSKNSMAEVIEKLTSLNPNVKPPNVLIFADSIIALNNVKGVLENSLGTTKYTIYALPFQEARNDTWIDNAALVVVCGNVGNEIGNRIVEYILRGGKLLALCSDVLQALLPAFKTAEVRENELVHFSYGKWKHVRMMHHIFCYQASPIRTRFSQDHEDIKVSGLSTPTSVDVKDKKGNSHLFDVKVLGTEETWYTPSILLASPRGNNGKIVFSQIHLEVDPMQYEFEESKFLALKESNDARIEIFNDLLKVHLGMKLCETSEPTLKYMPAFFLGRHELKLEMLGRIKDRMNSNETLKLTNISIQFCRGNTVEQSASHSFLPIMVHQCPDNFSTIEYFENLTTKELGRLVIYADLMTSSMDVVDGVQLHHGLAVIPYQQSKGRGRDKNQWLSPKGSGTFTLQVHIPTNSILGQHISILQHVVSVAIVSAIRSLPEYEEIDLRIKWPNDIYVGNNIKIGGMIVTTQCLPDLFVCNIGVGVNLFNKEPTCCINDIIEMFNKTYNKKLKLISYEQYFAIVFNELERLLDIVQSGNTDAFLDAYYTYWLHFDQEIRVLSRTGASQNAKILGIDEYGFLRVRGEEGNIFTVHPDGNSFDCLKGLIIPK